In one Brassica oleracea var. oleracea cultivar TO1000 chromosome C9, BOL, whole genome shotgun sequence genomic region, the following are encoded:
- the LOC106313713 gene encoding abscisic acid receptor PYL8-like, whose protein sequence is MEANNGNQEREYIRRHHKHELERENQCSTTLVKHINAPVHIVWSLVRRFDEPQKYKPFISRCVVKGNMEIGTVREVDVRSGLPATRSTERLELLDDNEHILSIRIVGGDHRLKNYSSVISLHPETIEGGRIGTLLIESFVVDVPEGNTKDETCYFVEALIKCNLKSLADISERLAVQDTTGGFP, encoded by the exons ATGGAAGCTAATAACGGGAATCAGGAGAGAGAGTATATAAGGAGGCACCATAAGCATGAGCTCGAGAGGGAGAATCAGTGTAGCACTACTCTTGTTAAACACATCAACGCTCCTGTCCATATC GTATGGTCACTTGTGAGAAGATTCGATGAGCCACAGAAATACAAGCCATTCATTAGTAGATGTGTGGTTAAAGGAAACATGGAGATTGGTACTGTAAGAGAAGTTGATGTGAGATCAGGGTTGCCAGCTACTAGAAGCACTGAGAGGTTGGAGTTGCTTGATGACAATGAGCATATTCTCAGCATCAGGATTGTCGGTGGCGATCACAGACTCAAG AACTATTCTTCAGTCATCTCTCTTCACCCTGAGACGATAGAAGGAGGAAGAATAGGGACACTTTTGATCGAGTCTTTCGTGGTGGATGTACCGGAAGGGAACACAAAGGATGAGACTTGTTACTTTGTGGAGGCTCTTATCAAATGCAATCTTAAGTCTTTAGCTGATATCTCCGAGCGTCTTGCGGTTCAGGACACAACAGGAGGTTTCCCATGA
- the LOC106315873 gene encoding pentatricopeptide repeat-containing protein At1g71460, chloroplastic-like produces the protein MYTACGSIEDAQKVFDESSSSNVYSWNALLRGTVISGKRRYKDVVSTFAEMREQGVDLNVYSLSNVFKSFAGASALRQGLKTHALAVKNGLFSSWSDDTWRIASFGLQCCSEL, from the exons ATGTACACTGCTTGCGGTTCAATTGAGGATGCGCAGAAGGTGTTCGACGAAAGTTCTAGCTCGAATGTTTATTCTTGGAACGCGCTGCTTAGAGGGACGGTGATATCTGGGAAGAGGAGGTATAAGGATGTTGTTTCTACGTTTGCGGAGATGAGAGAGCAAGGGGTTGATTTGAATGTTTATAGTTTGTCTAACGTGTTTAAGAGCTTTGCTGGCGCGTCTGCTTTGAGGCAGGGGTTGAAGACGCATGCTCTTGCGGTTAAGAACGGTTTGTTTAGTA GTTGGTCGGATGACACTTGGAGGATTGCTAGCTTTGGGCTACAATGTTGTAGTGAGTTATAA